The genomic segment TCAGCCACGCGCCGGTGAAGGTGTTGCCGACCGTGGTGCCGCCGTTGTTGCCTTCCGTTTTGAGCGGATTGTTGTTAAACGTGTTCTTGTCCGTCGACCACTCGCTGCGGCTCTCGAACTCTACGTTGATATCCGGTTCGCTAAGCGCGAAGGCCGCATTGTCGAAGTTGCCGATATACTTGAACGTGGCGGTTGACGTGCCGACGAGCACGAAGTAAACATCCTGCACGCCGGACAACTTCTTCGTCAGGTTGGCCGTTGCCGTCTTGTACGTCCCCCATGCGCCGGCTGTCGGCGGCGTCAGAACTTTGCCGATCAGCTCGCCGTCCGGAGCTCCAAGCCTCACTTCGACCGCCGCATCAGCCGGACAGCTCGTCGAATTGCCGCTGTACTCGATCGATACTTGATCGACGCCGGCGCTGCCGAAGTCCATGCGCTTAAACGCCAGCCACGCGCCGTTAAACGTATTTTTAATCTGCTTGCCGCTCTTGCCGTTCTCGGTGCCAAGCGGCGAATTGTTGTAAGGATTCAACGCAGTCGACCAGGCGTCGTAGCTCTCCAGCTCAAGCTTGGCAAAGTCGGTCCGTACCGGCTGCTCCGGCACCGCAAGCGAAAACGCCGCGTTGTCGAAATTGCCGATGTACTTGTAAGTCGTATCCGTCGATCCGGTGAGCACGAGGTAGACGTCCCGTACGCCCGTGACGGTCTGCGTCAACGCGGCGGACACGGTCTTGTACGTCCCCCATGCGGCGGCGGTAGGCGGTGCGCCGACCTTGCCGATCAGCGTCCCGTCGACGGAATCCAGTCGTACTTCCACCGAGGCATCCGCCGGCACGCTCGTGCTGTTGCCCGAGTATTCGATGCTGAACTGATTGACGCCTTCAGTGCCGAAGTCCATATGCTTGTAAGCCAACCAAGCGCCGTCGAACGTGTTGGCGACTTGCTGGCCGCTCTTGCCGTTCTCGGTCTTGAGCGGACCGCCGTTGACGGGGTTCACGCTGTCGGACCAAGCGTCGTACTTCTCCAGCTCCAGCTTGGCATAGTCGCTGCGAAGCTTCCAGTTGGCGAACGTCATGCGATCGAAGTTGCCGATATACGGCAGTCCGCTGGTCGTGCTGCCATGCATGACGATATACAGCGTTTGCTTGCCGATCACGGTCTTCGTGAACTGCGCGTCCGCCGTCTTGTACGACGTCCACTCGGTGCCTGTCCGCGGCAGGGCCACAGTACCGAGCAGCTCTCCGTCCACGCTGCCTAGGCGAACCTCCAGCTTGGAGTCGGCCGGTACTTTGGCCGTAGGAGCCGCGTACTCGACAGTGATATGATTGGCGCCTTCCGTACCGAGGTCGACATCCGTATATGCGAGCCATGCGCCGTCGAACGTGTTGGCGACGACCGTGCCGCCGTTGCCGTCCTCGGTCTTGAGCGGATTGCCGTTAAAGGTATTTACGGCCGTGCTCCATTCGCTCCGGCTCTCGAACTGCACGAGACCCGGCTCCGTCACCGGCGGCTCGTCCGGCTGAATCGGATCGAGCGGCGGCAGCGGCGGCTTGACCGGGATCGGCAGCGGATCGGGCAGCGGCTCCGGCTGCTCGGGCGGATCTTCGCCCGGCGCGGGCTTCGGCTCCGGCTCCGATACGACCGGTTCGGCGAGCCACAAGGAATTGTAGATGTCGCCGTCAAACGCGTCGACCAAATAGACGTTCACCTTGAACTTCTCGGCGTTGACGTTAAAGATCTGCGACACTTCGAACCCGCCGGCCTCGACCGGCATGGCGCTGCTCACCCAGGCCTGGTCGTTGCCGTCCATCAGCTGGATGACCGCGTAGGCGGAGCCTTCATAGTCGCCCTTCAGCGTACCCGTGACGCGGACGTCCATATTGCCGTCCCGTCCGACGTCCGCCTGCAGGTCGTAGACGTTCCACTGAATATCCGACGTATAGGCCGCATCGGAGAGCAAGGCTTCGCCCGAGGTCACGCCTCGCGTTTCGTCGGCTTTGACCCGCACCTGCACCTGGCCGGCACGGTAGGCGAGCGGTCCGACGGTCTGCGGATTGGCGGTCGCCGGCTTCCAGCTCTGTCCGCCGTTTATGCTGAACTCATAATCCTTCGCCTGCTCGAAACCGGAAACGACGGTCCAGCCAAACGTATTGGCCGTGTCGTCCTGTATCGGCGCGGTTGGCGACGCCGGTTTGACCATCGGTACGATGGCCTCCAGTCCGAGATCGAAGGCGATGTCCGAGCTGGTCGCGTTCACCTGGTGGACTTCGGCGGTCAATACGTTCGTGCCTGCGACCAGGTAGGACGGATCGATCGTATACACGTTCACGTCCCGCTCGTCGCCGACGGTCGCATTGGCATACGTGCCGTAGCTCACCGTGCCCGACGGCATGTTCGTACGAATGATCTCGCGCCCGTTCAAGTACACGATCGCGCCGTCGTCGCGAATCAGACTCGCGTTCAGCTGGATGAGCTGCTTAGGATCCGCCACCTCGAACGTCTTGCGGAAATAGGTGGTCGGATACTTGTTGTTGGCATCCGGGCCGTAACTCGTCTTCGCTTTTGCATAATTTTTGCTGTCGTAGCCGAGCGGCGCGGCGCCGGCAGCCCAGCTGCTGTCGTCGAACGAGCGTCCCGTCCAGCCGATTGCAGCCGCCTGACCCTTGTCCAGATACTTCCACTCCGCTCCCGCGGGGACAAGCGTCTGGCGGGCCAGCGCATTGTCGACGGTCGCGCCGTAGTCGGCCGTCGGCGGAGCCGCGCTTGCGGCAGCGCCCCAGCTTGTGTTGGGCGTCGCGCCCATCTCGAACGAGATCGTGCCGCCGGCCATAATGTCATCGTAATCGATCCAGGCCTGATCGAAGTCGGCGCCGTTCAGTTTCGCCGATTGAATGAAACGGTTTTCGCTCGAAACGTTGTTCGCCTTGATCGTGAACGTCTTGCCGCCGTCCAGATGCAGCGTCATCTCGTCGAAAATCGGCGAGCCGATCAGGAAGTACGGATCGCCCGGATTGGCCGGGTACAGACCCATCGCGCTGTAGACGAACCAGGAGGACATGCCGCCCGCATCGTCGTCCATCGACGGCAGATAGCCTTCCGGGTCGTCGCGATAGACGCGCGACTGGATCGGATACGCGTACGGACCGTGGTTGTGATACTTTTGCGTGACGACTTCCGTCGTGAATTCGCGCGCGTAATACTGGGTCAGGTAAGGGTGCCCCAGGTAGTTGAACAAATAGGGAACCTGCAAATCCGGCTCGTTGATCGCCATGTATTCGTCGATCGCGAAGAAATGCTGCAGATCCTGCGCCATCGCTTGCTTGCCGCCCATCAGGTCAGCCAGCCCGCCGACGTCCTGCGGCACGAACCACCGATACGTCCACAGGTTGCCCTGGTAAGCGTACTTGTCCACCGCCGTGACGTCGGTCCTCGCGACCGTCTGGGCGTTCGGGGTGAAAAAGCCGCGCTTGTCGCCTTTCTCGTCTACCTGATTGACGTTCCACAGCGATTTGTAAGACAAAGCGATCGCCTTATACTTCTCGTAGCTCGTCTTGTCTCCGAGCATCGCGGCCAGCTTCATCGGGAAGTAGGCGCTATACGCCTTTTCCAGCTTGCCCGAGATCTCGCTGTCGCTCATCGTGTAGTTGTCCGTGTCGACCGCCATGCCCTGGAGCGCCTTATACGCGTCGAAATCGGTGAAGCCCTTCGCGTAGGCGTCCAGAATGACCGCGCCGTTGAACTCGTTGCGCACGGTCGGGCTCGGCCAGTATCCGTCGCCCCACTGCACGTACGAGCCTCTCGTGCTGTACAAGTCGATCATCGACTTCACCATGTTCTCGTACCGCTTCGGATCGAGCACCGAGTATAGCGCATACTTGCGGAAGTCGTCCCAGGTCGACCAGCCGTTGTAATACTCGAAGTCCTCGCCCAGCTCGGAAGCCTGGCGGATTGTGTTCTCGTCCCGGCCCGCGCGGAACGTGCCGCTCGAGCTCGTGACGTTTTTCGGATGAAGGAAGGAATGGTACAGCTGGGTGTAGAACACCCGCTTGTTCTCCTCATCGCCGCCCTTGATCTCGACCTTGTTCAAAACGTCGCTCCAGGCGCTTCGCGTGCGCTGATGCTGCGCCTCGAAGTCCCAGTCCGGAATGTCGTGCGACCGCTCGTACTTGGCCTGCTCCACACTGATCGTCGACAGACCGACCTTCGCCTGAACGACCGCACTGTTCTTCGTGTTGAAGTTCAGCCATACGCCGCTGTTGAATCCGGTGCGGGACGCTACCGCGCCGACCGAATCTCCCTGCCAGGACGAATACGAATCGAAGTCGCGATCGAACTGGATCGAGTAATAAATCGTGTAGTAGCCGTGTCCGCAAACGTTTTTGGACTGGATCATGCCGCTAACTTCGTTGGAGCCCTCTACCTTCAGGTTGGCGTCC from the Cohnella hashimotonis genome contains:
- a CDS encoding GH92 family glycosyl hydrolase, whose translation is MLKRWIAAAMAALLLYGILSSAAPGAAQAEETAADIYTKTWNVALNSTATASGKCNANESASAAVDGKLTTKWCDNTAVKKKWLKLDLGKTYNINQWIVKNAAIGESANSPFWNTKDYRLQRSDDGTTWEDIDVVRNNAQTLVDRQVPTFSARYVRVYIDQAAYDNNTARLYEIEIYGVEADQIPAAPATDLLPVDYVDPFINTLGDNGQTNPGPTMPFGLASVGPDGDGGAFSGYYYQDRFLKGFSQLRFSGVGCSGAGGNILMMPETRSFTKNSSEYKQQYDKSSESASPGYYGVTLASGVKVDLTASDNVGFHRYTFPGTDTGSVLVDLSNSYAGMVDANLKVEGSNEVSGMIQSKNVCGHGYYTIYYSIQFDRDFDSYSSWQGDSVGAVASRTGFNSGVWLNFNTKNSAVVQAKVGLSTISVEQAKYERSHDIPDWDFEAQHQRTRSAWSDVLNKVEIKGGDEENKRVFYTQLYHSFLHPKNVTSSSGTFRAGRDENTIRQASELGEDFEYYNGWSTWDDFRKYALYSVLDPKRYENMVKSMIDLYSTRGSYVQWGDGYWPSPTVRNEFNGAVILDAYAKGFTDFDAYKALQGMAVDTDNYTMSDSEISGKLEKAYSAYFPMKLAAMLGDKTSYEKYKAIALSYKSLWNVNQVDEKGDKRGFFTPNAQTVARTDVTAVDKYAYQGNLWTYRWFVPQDVGGLADLMGGKQAMAQDLQHFFAIDEYMAINEPDLQVPYLFNYLGHPYLTQYYAREFTTEVVTQKYHNHGPYAYPIQSRVYRDDPEGYLPSMDDDAGGMSSWFVYSAMGLYPANPGDPYFLIGSPIFDEMTLHLDGGKTFTIKANNVSSENRFIQSAKLNGADFDQAWIDYDDIMAGGTISFEMGATPNTSWGAAASAAPPTADYGATVDNALARQTLVPAGAEWKYLDKGQAAAIGWTGRSFDDSSWAAGAAPLGYDSKNYAKAKTSYGPDANNKYPTTYFRKTFEVADPKQLIQLNASLIRDDGAIVYLNGREIIRTNMPSGTVSYGTYANATVGDERDVNVYTIDPSYLVAGTNVLTAEVHQVNATSSDIAFDLGLEAIVPMVKPASPTAPIQDDTANTFGWTVVSGFEQAKDYEFSINGGQSWKPATANPQTVGPLAYRAGQVQVRVKADETRGVTSGEALLSDAAYTSDIQWNVYDLQADVGRDGNMDVRVTGTLKGDYEGSAYAVIQLMDGNDQAWVSSAMPVEAGGFEVSQIFNVNAEKFKVNVYLVDAFDGDIYNSLWLAEPVVSEPEPKPAPGEDPPEQPEPLPDPLPIPVKPPLPPLDPIQPDEPPVTEPGLVQFESRSEWSTAVNTFNGNPLKTEDGNGGTVVANTFDGAWLAYTDVDLGTEGANHITVEYAAPTAKVPADSKLEVRLGSVDGELLGTVALPRTGTEWTSYKTADAQFTKTVIGKQTLYIVMHGSTTSGLPYIGNFDRMTFANWKLRSDYAKLELEKYDAWSDSVNPVNGGPLKTENGKSGQQVANTFDGAWLAYKHMDFGTEGVNQFSIEYSGNSTSVPADASVEVRLDSVDGTLIGKVGAPPTAAAWGTYKTVSAALTQTVTGVRDVYLVLTGSTDTTYKYIGNFDNAAFSLAVPEQPVRTDFAKLELESYDAWSTALNPYNNSPLGTENGKSGKQIKNTFNGAWLAFKRMDFGSAGVDQVSIEYSGNSTSCPADAAVEVRLGAPDGELIGKVLTPPTAGAWGTYKTATANLTKKLSGVQDVYFVLVGTSTATFKYIGNFDNAAFALSEPDINVEFESRSEWSTDKNTFNNNPLKTEGNNGGTTVGNTFTGAWLTYKDLEFGTLGKNYVDIVYDAPTNRVPADVVAEIRLNDKNGELVGTVSLPNTGGGWGSYKTAGAALNRSLTGKQTLCVVFKGSTTSSLLYIGNLDRMIYSRKA